A single window of Nicotiana tomentosiformis chromosome 1, ASM39032v3, whole genome shotgun sequence DNA harbors:
- the LOC104094154 gene encoding premnaspirodiene oxygenase-like yields the protein MQFFNLVSIFLFVSSLFLFMKWKKSNNQTKRLPPGPWKVPFLGSMFHMLGGLPHHVLTNLAKKYGPLMHLQLGEMSVVVVTSPEMAKEVLKTHDLAFASRPKLVAVDIVGYNGTDIAFSPYGDYWRQMRKICVMELLSAKNVRSFNSIRRDEVCSLIEFFRSSAGEPVNVTKRIYVFASSMIFRSAFGKVIKEQDECIRLIKDVSGLVGGFDVADIFPSQKVLHVLSGKKGKTMYLHHKIDTIIENVINEHKQNLATGKFNGQLGSEDLIDVLLRLMKDGSLQFPITTDNIKAIFIDLFAGGTETSSSTVTWAMVEMMKNPSILIKAQSEVRDAFKGKEAFDENDVEELKYLKLVIKETFRLHPPLPLLIPRECREETNINGYTIPLKTTIMVNVWAMGRDPKYWVDAENFKPERFQHSTMDFTGNNFEFLPFGSGRRICPGISFGLANIYLPLAQLLYHFDWNLPTGINPSDLDLAESAGLAVLRKSDFYLIATPYPPSPE from the exons ATGCAGTTCTTCAACTTGgtttccatttttctttttgtatcttctctctttttatttatgaaatggaagaaatcaaataACCAAACAAAAAGATTGCCTCCAGGTCCATGGAAAGTGCCTTTTCTTGGAAGCATGTTTCATATGCTAGGTGGACTTCCACACCATGTCCTAACAAATTTAGCCAAAAAATACGGACCCCTTATGCACCTTCAACTAGGGGAAATGTCTGTAGTTGTAGTTACTTCTCCTGAGATGGCAAAAGAAGTACTAAAAACTCATGACCTTGCTTTTGCATCTAGGCCTAAACTTGTAGCCGTTGATATTGTCGGCTATAACGGGACAGACATTGCCTTTTCTCCCTATGGCGATTATTGGAGACAAATGCGTAAAATTTGTGTCATGGAATTACTTAGTGCAAAAAATGTTCGATCGTTCAACTCGATTAGACGTGATGAAGTTTGTAGTCTCATTGAATTTTTTCGATCATCTGCCGGTGAGCCAGTTAATGTAACAAAAAGGATATATGTATTCGCAAGCTCTATGATATTTAGATCAGCGTTTGGGAAAGTAATCAAAGAGCAAGACGAATGTATACGACTAATCAAAGATGTTTCAGGATTAGTAGGAGGGTTTGATGTGGCTGACATATTCCCTTCACAGAAGGTTCTTCATGTGCTCAGTGGAAAGAAGGGTAAAACGATGTATCTCCACCATAAGATAGATACAATTATTGAGAATGTCATCAATGAGCACAAGCAAAATCTTGCAACTGGCAAGTTCAATGGTCAGTTAGGAAGTGAAGATTTAATTGATGTATTGCTAAGACTTATGAAGGATGGAAGCCTTCAATTTCCAATCACCACTGACAACATCAAGGCCATTTTTATT GACTTGTTTGCTGGTGGAACAGAAACTTCATCATCAACAGTTACTTGGGCCATGGTAGAAATGATGAAGAATCCAAGTATACTTATCAAAGCTCAATCTGAGGTAAGAGATGCCTTTAAAGGTAAAGAAGCTTTCGATGAAAATGATGTAGAGGAGTTGAAATACCTAAAGTTAGTTATTAAAGAAACTTTTAGACTCCATCCTCCACTTCCACTGTTGATTCCAAGAGAATGTAGGGAAGAAACAAATATAAATGGCTACACCATTCCTTTAAAAACCACAATCATGGTTAATGTTTGGGCGATGGGAAGAGATCCAAAATATTGGGTTGATGCAGAAAACTTTAAGCCCGAGAGATTTCAGCATAGCACTATGGATTTTACTGGTAATAATTTTGAATTTCTTCCCTTTGGTAGTGGAAGAAGGATTTGCCCTGGAATATCATTTGGTTTAGCTAATATTTATTTGCCACTGGCTCAACTATTGTACCACTTTGATTGGAATCTTCCTACCGGAATCAATCCAAGTGACTTGGACTTAGCTGAATCGGCTGGATTAGCTGTTCTTAGaaagagtgacttttatttgattGCAACTCCTTATCCACCTTCACCTGAGTAA